Proteins encoded together in one Micromonospora kangleipakensis window:
- a CDS encoding Lrp/AsnC family transcriptional regulator produces the protein MDAIDLSLVELLRGNARLSYAELARQVGLSAPAVHERVGKLESSGVIRAYRAEVEPEAIGLGVTALIGIVEDSGGDTDDVLEAFRRMPEIESCYFMAGVESFLLKARVGTIAELEQLIVRLNRTPGVASTRTGIALSTKWENRPQPIAPSAS, from the coding sequence GTGGACGCGATCGACCTGAGCCTTGTTGAGCTGCTGCGCGGCAATGCCCGCCTGTCGTACGCCGAGCTGGCCCGCCAGGTCGGCCTCTCCGCCCCGGCGGTACACGAACGGGTCGGCAAGCTGGAGTCCAGCGGGGTCATCCGGGCGTACCGGGCCGAGGTGGAGCCGGAGGCGATCGGGCTCGGCGTGACCGCGCTGATCGGCATCGTCGAGGACTCCGGCGGGGACACCGACGACGTGCTGGAGGCGTTCCGGCGGATGCCGGAGATCGAGTCCTGCTACTTCATGGCCGGGGTGGAGTCGTTCCTGCTGAAGGCGCGGGTGGGCACGATCGCCGAGCTGGAGCAGCTGATCGTCCGGCTGAACCGCACCCCGGGCGTGGCCTCCACCCGCACCGGGATCGCCCTGTCGACCAAGTGGGAGAACCGCCCCCAGCCCATCGCGCCCTCCGCCTCCTGA
- a CDS encoding SDR family NAD(P)-dependent oxidoreductase, producing MTTPAPGAAAGTGAAGAPGAAVVTGAAGGLGRAIAAALHADGWTVLLTDLDADAVAAAAAPFGGWSRALDVRDEAACAAVAAEAAGGAAGGLGLWVNNAGILVTGPSWTHDAATRRRLVEVNALGAMNGTLAALEVMRPQGHGHVLNVVSLAGLIAAPGETVYAASKHALLAFSLGTLSDLRMAGLRGVHVSCLCPDGIWTPMLHDRLDDPGALASFTGSMLTPERVAARAARLARRPRPVVSLPRWRGAQVRLLDALPRLALALTPVVRATGRAGQRRQRRRVGPNPS from the coding sequence ATGACGACGCCAGCGCCCGGAGCGGCCGCGGGGACCGGAGCGGCCGGAGCGCCGGGAGCGGCCGTGGTGACCGGGGCGGCGGGCGGGCTCGGACGGGCGATCGCCGCCGCCCTGCACGCCGACGGCTGGACCGTGCTCCTGACCGACCTGGACGCCGACGCGGTGGCCGCCGCCGCGGCGCCGTTCGGTGGCTGGTCCCGGGCACTGGACGTCCGCGACGAGGCGGCCTGCGCCGCGGTCGCCGCCGAGGCGGCGGGCGGGGCGGCCGGCGGGCTCGGGCTCTGGGTGAACAACGCCGGAATCCTGGTCACCGGGCCGTCCTGGACGCACGACGCGGCGACCCGCCGCCGGCTGGTCGAGGTGAACGCCCTCGGCGCGATGAACGGCACCCTCGCCGCGCTGGAGGTCATGCGGCCCCAGGGCCACGGGCACGTGCTCAACGTCGTCTCCCTCGCCGGGCTGATCGCCGCGCCCGGCGAGACGGTCTACGCCGCCAGCAAGCACGCCCTGCTCGCGTTCAGCCTGGGCACCCTGTCCGACCTGCGGATGGCCGGGCTCCGGGGTGTACACGTGTCCTGTCTCTGCCCGGACGGGATCTGGACGCCGATGTTGCACGACCGGCTCGACGACCCCGGCGCGCTGGCCTCCTTCACCGGGTCGATGCTGACGCCGGAGCGGGTGGCCGCGCGGGCCGCGCGGCTGGCCCGCCGGCCGCGTCCGGTGGTCAGCCTGCCGCGCTGGCGAGGCGCCCAGGTACGGCTCCTCGACGCGCTGCCCCGGCTGGCGCTCGCGCTGACCCCGGTGGTCCGGGCCACCGGCCGGGCCGGCCAGCGCCGGCAGCGCCGCCGGGTCGGCCCGAACCCGAGCTGA
- a CDS encoding PLP-dependent cysteine synthase family protein, whose product MTHLDRCDEASRTWVTEAIATVEADANRSADTHLLPFPLPRAWGIDLYLKDESVHPTGSLKHRLARSLFLYGLCNGWIGPDTTILEASSGSTAVSEAYFARMLGLPFIAVMPASTSPEKIAQIEFQGGRCHLVQDPAKVVIEARWLAEDSGGHFMDQFTYAERATDWRGNNNIAESIYAQLSLERHPVPAWVVVGAGTGGTSATIGRYARYRRLPTKLCVVDPENSAFYPAWQAGDWSVRTDRGSRIEGIGRPSVEASFLPSVVDRMVQVPDAASLAAMRAGSTVLGRRVGGSTGTNLWGAFGLIAEMLAVGRTGSVVTLICDAGDRYADTYYADDWVARQGLDLAPHLATIDRFLATGAWPA is encoded by the coding sequence GTGACACATCTGGACCGGTGCGACGAGGCCAGCCGGACGTGGGTGACCGAGGCGATCGCCACGGTCGAGGCCGACGCCAACCGGTCCGCCGACACCCACCTGCTGCCCTTCCCGCTGCCCCGCGCATGGGGCATCGACCTCTACCTGAAGGACGAGTCGGTGCACCCCACCGGCTCGTTGAAGCACCGGCTCGCCCGGTCGCTCTTCCTCTACGGGCTCTGCAACGGCTGGATCGGCCCGGACACCACCATCCTCGAGGCCTCCTCCGGCTCGACCGCCGTCTCCGAGGCGTACTTCGCCCGGATGCTGGGGTTGCCGTTCATCGCGGTCATGCCCGCCTCCACCTCGCCCGAGAAGATCGCCCAGATCGAGTTCCAGGGCGGCCGCTGCCACCTGGTCCAGGACCCGGCGAAGGTGGTGATCGAGGCGCGCTGGCTCGCCGAGGACTCCGGCGGGCACTTCATGGACCAGTTCACCTACGCCGAGCGGGCCACCGACTGGCGGGGCAACAACAACATCGCCGAGTCCATCTACGCGCAGCTTTCGCTGGAGCGGCACCCCGTGCCGGCCTGGGTGGTGGTGGGCGCCGGGACCGGCGGCACCAGCGCCACCATCGGCCGGTACGCCCGCTACCGGCGGCTGCCCACCAAGCTCTGCGTGGTCGACCCGGAGAACTCCGCCTTCTACCCGGCCTGGCAGGCCGGCGACTGGTCGGTGCGGACCGACCGCGGCTCCCGGATCGAGGGCATCGGCCGGCCCTCTGTCGAGGCGTCCTTCCTGCCCTCGGTGGTGGACCGGATGGTCCAGGTGCCGGACGCCGCCTCGCTGGCCGCCATGCGGGCCGGCTCCACCGTGCTCGGCCGCCGGGTCGGCGGCTCGACCGGCACCAACCTGTGGGGCGCGTTCGGACTGATCGCCGAGATGCTGGCGGTGGGGCGGACCGGGTCCGTGGTCACCCTCATCTGCGACGCCGGCGACCGGTACGCCGACACGTACTACGCCGACGACTGGGTGGCCCGGCAGGGGCTGGACCTCGCCCCGCACCTGGCCACCATCGACCGCTTCCTGGCCACCGGCGCCTGGCCGGCCTGA
- a CDS encoding putative glycolipid-binding domain-containing protein has product MPKSLFWTRTDIAGAEHVVLDGQQGLAARGVALAVDPIPYTCRYQLTVGPDWAATRLEAAAEGAGWSRSVRLERAGDGWRVRTGEEGDLDAALRAAGHAPVGLPGTDDPNRLADALDIDLGGSPLFNTLPVRRLGLSRVPADQARRVDVAWVLVPSLAVVPAEQVYTSLGPGRVRFASDTFAADLDVDPDGFVVRYPGLAERVDPR; this is encoded by the coding sequence ATGCCGAAGTCGCTCTTCTGGACCAGGACGGACATCGCCGGGGCGGAGCATGTCGTCCTCGACGGCCAACAGGGACTCGCCGCGCGGGGCGTGGCGCTGGCGGTGGACCCGATCCCCTACACCTGCCGGTACCAGCTCACCGTCGGCCCGGACTGGGCGGCGACCCGGCTGGAGGCGGCGGCCGAGGGGGCCGGCTGGTCGCGGAGCGTACGGCTGGAACGCGCCGGGGACGGCTGGCGGGTGCGGACCGGCGAGGAGGGTGACCTGGACGCGGCGTTGCGGGCGGCCGGGCACGCCCCGGTTGGGCTGCCGGGCACGGACGACCCGAACCGACTGGCGGACGCGCTCGACATCGACCTGGGCGGCTCCCCGCTCTTCAACACCCTGCCGGTACGCCGCCTCGGGCTGAGCCGGGTGCCGGCGGACCAGGCCCGCCGGGTGGACGTCGCCTGGGTGCTCGTGCCGAGCCTGGCCGTGGTTCCCGCCGAGCAGGTCTACACGTCGCTCGGGCCCGGCCGGGTGCGCTTCGCCAGCGACACCTTCGCCGCGGACCTGGACGTCGATCCGGACGGCTTCGTGGTGCGCTACCCGGGCCTCGCCGAGCGGGTCGACCCCCGCTGA